The genomic DNA CCCAGcccattccagcccctcagCATCATTTGGGGCAGGTAAAACCTTCCCCTTGCCCACCTGCCTGTCCCCTTGGACCCCCAGGCCACGGCCAGCCCAGGACATTCGGTCACCTGGTGTCCATGGGTCATCTCTGTCCCCTCCacacagggagggcagagcctgggatgtgggtcagggcagggggacagggccaCCTTTCCCTGCACCCCTCAGGTGACCCCAAATCAGACCAGGTTTCTCCCACGGGGGTTTGCACAGAGGAGGGACAGCGGGGAAGGAGTGTCCGGGTGGACATCACCCATggctggggtgtccctgtcacctcgGGGTGGGGGGGACACGCCCAGGGCCCAGCTCCAAGGGGAGCCCCGTGCAGGCGGGTGACCCCAGGTCTTGTGGCACAGCCTCGTGATGCCATGAAATCACCCACCCTGGGCATGAAATCACCACCCTGGGCATGAAATCACCACCCTGGGCATGAAATCACCACCCTGGGCATGAAATCGCCCCTCCCGGGCACgccaggctgctggggatggGATCGGGGGGACACATCCCCCCGGCAGTCCCCTCCCACCCTCGGGCACATAAACCCGGCAGCAGCGCTGCTCCCGCCCGCCTCCAGCACCGACCATGGGCCACCcgcagctctggctgcccctccTGGCCGGGCTCGTGGGGATCCTGGCCCAGGAAGGTAAGGGGGACAGCGGGGTGGGGGACAGGAACCAGCACGGAGCAGGGCGGGCCCAGgggggaggtggcagcagctcctgcatcaCTCTCGGTCAGCGGGGCTGGAGGATGCTGGAGCCGGGAGTCACCCCGAGGGGACAGCAGAAGGCTTGGGGACAGTCAGAGAGGGCTGTGGGACAACCCAATCTCCCTCCACgtcccctctgctgtccccagaccTGTACAGAAAGGTGTTCGTGTTCCGGAAGGATCCCAGCGACGCCTACGTGGTGCTGCGGGCGcggctggagcagcccctgcacaaCTTCACCGTGTGCCTGCGCTCCTACACCGACCTCAGCCGGCCCCACAGCCTCTTCTCCTACGCCACCAAAGCCCAGGACAACGAGATCCTGCTCTTCAAGCCCAGACCTGAGGAGTATCGCTTCTACGTGGGCGGCAAATTCGTCACCTTCCGCGTCCCCGAGGGCCGCGGGGACTGGGAGCACGTGTGCGCCAGCTGGGAATCCGCCACCGGCATCGCCGAGTTCTGGCTCAACGGGAAACCCTGGCCGaggaaggggctgcagaggggacacGCGGTGGGGGCCACGGCCGCCAtcctgctggggcaggaccAGGACAGCTTCGGTGGCGGTTTTGACCCCTACAACTCCTTCTCGGGGGAGCTGACCGATGTCCACCTGTGGGACGTGGCACTGTCACCGGACAAGATGCGCGCGGCCTTCCTGTCCCTGCGCCTGCCGCCCGCGCTGCTGGCCTGGAAGAGCCTCAGCTACGAGGTGAAGGGAGACGTGGTGGTGAAACCCCGGCTCCGGGAGGTGCTGGGGAGCTGAGGGCAGCGGGGTCCGGGGCGGGGGTGGCCTTagtcccccctgtcccctcctcaccCCCGTCACTCACACCCAtctccccagcacccagcacctcTACCACCCACCACGAGGAAGGTTCTCCAGCTTGTGACAGGGTCCCTCTGAGTGCCACCAGCACCCATGGGGCACCCATTCCCCTTCCCACGGGGCACCCACTCCCCTTCCCACGGGGCACCCACTCCCCTTCCCACGGGGCACCCATTCCCCTTCCCACGGGGCACCCATTCCCCTTCCCACGGAGCACCCACTCCCCTTCCCACGGGGCACCCACTCCCCTTCCCACGGGCACCCACTCCCCTTCCCACAGGGCACCCATTCCCCTTCCCACGGGGCGCCCACTCCCCTTCCCACGCCCCCCGAGCTGCCCACGGCCGTCCCTGCATGGGCAGGACACGGATCcagagctccagccccacacagtgtcagggatgggaagggccctcccctggggacaggggaacTGTCCCCAAAGCCGGCCCCGTGCTCAGGCACCATCCCCGGGCTGATTGCCCAACAGCCCCGCGGCTTGGGGACAAAGGTCGCTGTCACCACCAAAGCCACTGTCACC from Prinia subflava isolate CZ2003 ecotype Zambia chromosome 31, Cam_Psub_1.2, whole genome shotgun sequence includes the following:
- the APCS gene encoding serum amyloid P-component, giving the protein MGHPQLWLPLLAGLVGILAQEDLYRKVFVFRKDPSDAYVVLRARLEQPLHNFTVCLRSYTDLSRPHSLFSYATKAQDNEILLFKPRPEEYRFYVGGKFVTFRVPEGRGDWEHVCASWESATGIAEFWLNGKPWPRKGLQRGHAVGATAAILLGQDQDSFGGGFDPYNSFSGELTDVHLWDVALSPDKMRAAFLSLRLPPALLAWKSLSYEVKGDVVVKPRLREVLGS